CGCCCGGTCAGCCTGAAAGTGCCGACCACGATGAAGGCGCTGGCGATGCTGCGCGACAGGCTCGGCATGACCGGCACCAAGTACGCCTGCGGGGAAGGCGAGTGCGGCGCCTGTACGATCGAGATCGACGGCAAGACCGTCAACAGTTGCCTGATGTACGCCGTCGATTGTGACGGACGCGAGGTCGTGACCATCGAGGGACTGCGCACGCCCGAGGGCCTGCACCCGGTGCAGCAGGCCTTCGTCGATCACGGCGCGGTGCAGTGCGGCTTCTGCATGCCGGGCATGATCATGCAGGCGCGCAACCTGCTCGCCAACAACCCGGAGCTGACGCGGGAACAGGCGCAACGGGGCCTTGAAGGCAATCTGTGCCGCTGCACCGGTTACACCAAGGTGCTGGACGCGGTCGAGGCCGTGGCCGCAACGAACACGTGCGGCGGCCGTGCCAACCCGTAACCCGGATCGGAGTCAAATCATGGAAAAGACCGCCAACGCTACACCCACGGCGAAGCAGACCTTGATCGGCACCCGCGTCAAGAAGCCCGACGCCCCCGACAAGGCCATCGGCAAGACGCGCTACATCAACGACATGGTGCTGCCGCAGATGCTGATCGGCAAGGTGCTGTTCGCCGGCCGGCCGCACGCGAAGATCGTCCGCATCGACACGTCCGCCGCGGAGCAGCTGCCCGGCGTCCACGCCGTGCTCACCGGCAAGGACGCCACCGGCCTCAAGTTCGGTTTCGTGCGCGACAACGTCGCCCTCAAGGACAAGGTGCGCTGCGAGCACGACGAGATCGCCGCCGTCGCCGCCGAGAGCGAGGACATCGCGCGCCAGGCCGTCGCGCTCATCGAGGTCGAGTACGAGGACCTGCCCGGCGTGTTCACGCCCGAGGACGGTGCCGGCGAAGACGCGCCGCTGATCCACGACAACTTCCCCGGCAACAAGAGCCTCGCCTTCGAGTTCCAGCACGGCGATGTCGCCGCGGCCGAGGCAGCGTCCGACTTCGTCGTCGACAACGTCTTCCGTCCGCATCACGTCACCCACTGCTGCATGGGCACCTCCTGCGCCATCGCCGACTTCGATCACAACGGCAAGCTGACGATCTGGACGCAGACTCAGTACCCGTACAACTACAAGATGGACCTGGCGCCGGCGCTCGGCCTGCACCCCGGCGACATCCGCGTCATCCAGCCGCCGATCGGCGGCGCGTTCGGCTCCAAGCTCGACGTCTATCCCTACGAGCCCATCGCCGCCCTGCTGGCGAAGCGCACCGGCCGCCCGGTCAAGGTGATCTACTCGCGCGAGGAGGAGTTCAAGGCCTCGCCGACGCGCCAGCCGGCGATCATCCACATGCGCACCGGCTGCACGCGCGACGGCACGCTGACCTTCCGCAGCGCCGACGTGCTGCTCGACAACGGCGCCTACACCTCTTGGGGCCCGACCATTCCGGTCATCATGATGCGCACCGTCTCGGGCCACTACCGCGTGCCCGTGGTCGACTTCAAGGCCCAGGCGATCTACACCAACAACCCCTACGCCGGCTCGTTCCGCGGCTACGGCAACGTGCAGTGCACCTACGCCACCGCCCAGCAGATGGACATGCTCGCCGACATGGTGGACATGGACCCGCTCGAATTCCACCTCAAGAACTCGCAGAAGTCCGGGGAGATCACGCCGCAGAAATCCTTGCTGCGCGAATGCGCCCTGGTCGAGTGCCTCGAGACCGCGGCCCAGGCCAGCGACTACAGCAAGAAGCGCAAGGAATACGCGGCGCAGCAGGACGCGCCTGGCCGCTACAAGAAAGGCATCGGCCTCGCCTCGTCGATTCACAACGCGGGCGGCGCCAAGATCCACAAGTCGGACGGCATTGGCACCATCCTCAAGATGGACGACTACGCCCGCGTCACGGTCATCACCGGCGCCTCGGAAATCGGCCAGGGCATCGACGCCGTCATCACCCTGATCGTCTCCGAGGAGCTCGGCGTACCGCTCGAGCACGTGACCATCGTCAACAACGACTCCGACATCGCACCCTGGGACGTCGGCGTGCATGCCTCGCGCACCACCTTCATCGCCGGCAACGGCACGCGCCGCGCGGCGCGCAAGGCCAAGGCCCAGATCCTCGCCGCTGCCGAGAAGATGCTCGGCGAGCCGGCGGATACGCTGGAACTGCGCGGCGGCTCGGTCGTGCGCGACCAGTGCGGCACGCCCATCATCAAGCTCGACCGCCTGCTGCGCCAGATGCACTTCCAGGCCGAGCCGGAGCTGGTGATGGTCACCGACTACTACGAGCCGAAGAGCGAGCCCGAGGGCGCCAAGCACATGTCCGACCACTCGGCCGCCTACTCGCACGCCGTGCATATCGCCGAGATCACCGTGGACACGCTGACCGGCGAGATCAAGGTGGACAAGGTCACGATCGCCCAGGACGTCGGCCGCGTCATCAACCGCATGGGCCTCGAGGCGCAGGTCGAGGGCGGGGTGGCCATCGGCCTCGGCTACGCCCTGAGCGAGAACATGGTGCTCGACCACGGCCTGCTGAAGAACCCGAATTTCCGCGACTACAAGCTCATCACCGCGCCGGAGATGCCGCCGCTCGACCTGCACTTCATCGAGAGCGATTGCGCCGAAGGCCCGTATGGCGCCAAGGGCATCTCCGAGCTACCGACCATCGTGATCGCGCCGGCCATCGCCAACGCGCTGTACAACGCGACCGGCGTGCGCATCTTCAACCCGCCGATGTCGCCGGAAACGGTCGCCCGCGCCATCCATGAGCGGCGGATGCAGACAGCATCGGGCAAGGCGACCACGCCCTCGGAAGCGCTGGCGGTGTGAACGCGCATGAAGCTGAAGTACTACGCCTGGCTGCGCGACAGCCTGGGCCGCGAGTCGGAAGAGATCGTGCTGCCAACCGAGATCAGGACCGTGGGCATGCTGCTCGACTGGCTGCCGAGCCAGGGCGAACACTACAAGCTCGCCTTCGAGTACATCGACGTGGTGCTGGTCTCGGTCAATTCGCGTTATGCCGATCGCAACCATCCGGTGCGTGACGAGGACGAAGTCATTTTGGCCCCCCCGATCGCGGGGGGGTGAGGAGAAGCTCTTGATATTCCAGATCCTGCCTGCCGAAAGCACCCGCCGGAGTGCCACATGAGGCGCCGTACCGTCCTGTCGATGGAGCAGGCGCTGTCGATGCCCTACGCGACGCTGCGCTTCGCCCAGCTCGGCTGGCGCGTGATCCGTCTCGAATCGACGCCGTCCCGGGGCGGCCTGCCCGGCGACCCGAACCGCTACATCGGCGCGAACGTCGTCGATGACGACCGGCGCACGTATTTCATCGCGCCGAACGTCGGCAAGGAGGCGATCGCGATCAACCTGAAGGAGCCCGACGGGCAGCTCCTGCTGCGGCGTCTGCTCGTCGAGCTCGACGTCGACGTGTTCTGCTGCAACACCGTGCCGCGCCGCTACGAGCAGCTCGGCATCGACTACGAGACGCTGAGCCGCACGAAGCCCGACCTGATCTGGGCCGCCATCTCGGCGATGGGCCCCGACTACCCGGACGCGCCCGGCTACGACCCGGTGCTGCAGGCGATGGCCGGCTACATGGAGCTCACCGGCGACGCCGACGGCCCGCCGACGCTCGCCGGCGTGCCGATCGTCGACCTCAAGGCGGGCGACGAAGTGTTCGCCAACGTCATGCTGGCGCTGCTCGAGCGCGCCGAGACGGGCAAAGGCAGCCGCATCGACGTGTCGATGCTGCAGGCCGCTGCGTCGTGGCTGATCACGACGCTGCCGCTGCTCGACTTCGACTGCCAGCCGGCCGAGATCACGCGCTGCGGCAACGCGCACCGCAAGTTCATCCCGACCAACGTCTATCCGACCGCCGACGGCTTCATCTACATGGCGATCGGCAGCGACGTGCAGTGGCGCCGGCTCACCGAGATCCCGAAGTTCGCGTCGCTCGGCGCAGCCTCCCGCGCGACGAACGAAGGGCGGCACAAGGAGCGCGACGCGATCCACCGCGACATGATCGCGGTGACGACGCGCTTCGCGACAGCGGAAATCGCCGCGGATTTTCGCGACGCAACGATCCCGCATGCGCCGATCCACGACATTCCCGCGGTGCGCGACATGGATGCGGTGCGCCGCCGCCTGACGACGACGCGCACGCCCGACGGCCGGCTCGTGCACATGCAGCCGATGGCCGTCGACGTCGCCGGCGCGCTAGGTGAACTGGCGTTTCCGGCGAAATACGGACAGGACACCTGCGCGGTGCTTCGCGAAGCCGGCTACGCCGACGAGGCGATCGCGCAGCTGCGCGAACGAGGCATCGTCGCGGGGTACGAGCACGACAACTATTGAACCGGCAATCACTTGCAAGCGTTGGCCCCACGCCCTTCGACTTCGCTCAGGACAGGCTTGTCGAAGGGCGCTGCCACTACCGTTCGCCCCACGCCCGTCGACTTCGCTCGGGACTGCCCCAACCGTTCGCCCCGTGCCCGTCGACTTCGCTCGGGCCTGCCACTACCGTTCGCCCTGAGCTTGTCGAAGGGCGCCGCGAAGGCTTCGACAAGCTCAGCCCGAACGGTCTTTGGCACCGAACCTCCTTTGGCACCGAAGGGTATTTGGCACCGAAGGGTATTTGGTACCGAAGAGTATTTGGCTGCCGCGTTTGATGATCCAACGTCCGCCCGACAGCGTCATGTCGGGCAGGACGGCCTGCGCCTCCGGGGGCGCAGGCCGCCTTCATTCCAATAATCCCGGAAGCCATCGACGGCGAGAGGAGCGCGCGGACACCGGTCCGCGTGTGCGGCAAGAGGTCCTTGTGGTCCACACCGTAGGAGACGATTGAACATGAAAATCCAGAGGCTTCAGATGGCCCTTTCCGGGCTCATCCTCGCGGCATCGCTGTCCGCCCACGCGCAGGTCAAAATCGGCGTGGTTTCGTCCGCGACCGGCCCGACGGCGCTGGTCGGCATCCCGCAGAAGAACACCGTGCCGCTGCTGCCGGCGAAGATCGGCGACCTCACCGTCGAGTACATCGCGCTCGACGACGCGAGCGACCCGACCGCGTCGGTGACCGCGGTCAAGAAGCTGATCTCGGAACAGAACGTCGATGCGATCATCGGGCCATCCGGTTCGCCGAACGCGATGGGCGTGATCCAGTTCATCGCCGAAGCCGGCGTGCCGCTGTTGGCACCGGTCGGCACTGCGGCGGTCGTCACGCCGATGGACGACAAGAAGAAATGGGTGTTCAAGACCACCCAGAACGACGACATCATCGCCAAGGCGTTGATGGAGCACATGGTCAAAAGCGGCGTGAAGACCGTCGGCTTCATCGGCGTCGGCGATCCGTACGGCGAAAACTGGTACAAAGTGTTTTCCGCGCTCGCCGCGGCGAACGGCATCCAGATCACCGCGAACGAGCGCTTCCAGCGCCAGGACGCGTCGGTCACCGGCCAGAGCCTGAAGATCCTCGGCGCGAACCCGGACGCGGTGCTCGTCGCCGCCGCCGGCGGGCCGGCAGTGCTGCCGCAGACGACGCTGCGCGACCAGGGCTACACCGGCCGGATCTACCAGACGCACGGCGCCGCGCTGCCGGACTTCCTGAAGCTGGGTGGCAAGAAAGTCGAAGGCACGATCCTCGCCGCGAGCCTGATGCTGGTGCTGCCCGAGATCGCCGACAGCAACCCGTCAAAGAAGGTCGCGACCGAGTACATCACCGCGTATGAAAAGGCCCACGGCAGCAAGCCGGCGACTTTCGGCGCCAACGTCTATGACGCCGGCCTGCTGCTGGAGCAGGCGATCCCGCTCGCCGCGAAGAGCGCGAAGCCCGGCACGAAAGCGTTCCGTGCGGCGCTGCGCGACAGCCTCGAACAGACCACCGAGCTGGTCGGCACGCAAGGCGTCTACAACATGACGAAAGACGACCACAGCGGCTTCGACGAACGCGGCCGCGTGCTGATCGCGGTCAAGGACGGCGGCTGGACGCTGGCGAAGTAAGGGAAGCGCTGATTAAATCGAAACCGTTCGGGCTGAGCCTGTCGAAGCCCTTGTTGTTGCAGGGAATGCCCTTCGACAAGCTCAGGGCGAACGGAATAAATCAGCGCTTCCTAAGCCTCAACCGGAGCCGGCACAGCGGCCCCGCCCGTCGCGCGCGGTGCCGGGAGCGAGCACCCCGTCGACCCGCCGGGAGAACAAGGCAGGGTGCAGCGTAAAACTGCACCCCGTGACGGCTGTGCTGCCGCTCCGTCGCTCACGGATAACCGGCGCTGCGCGCAGCCTCGTCCCGCGTCATCGTCAGCCGCACCAGCCCCACGCCCCAGTCGATGCGATCCACCGCTTCGACCGGGATCAGGACGTGCCCGCTTCCGACCCAGTTGCGCTTGTCGACGAGCAGGTAGCTGACGCGCCAGTCCTCGTCGTCGATGAGGAAGTCCTCGACGGTGCCGATCGTGCCATCGGTCGCTTCGATGTCGTATCCGATCACTTCCGCGCCACTGCGCAGATGAGAACGTTCAGCGGCCTCGATCTCGCGTTCCGCAATCGCTTCCAACTGGCTCACTTCGTTCCCCGGCTGCAGTTGCGCCGTTCCGAGCAGCCTGCCGAACGCGCCGCCGGCGCGGCTGGGCGGGTCGCTCCAGTAAAAATCGTCGCGATAATGGGCGGCATGCGCCATTTCGCAATGTCTCGAGACAGGGTGACCGGTCGCGACGGGCGGGCTCTTTTCGATCTGCTCGCGCGTCAGGTTCGTCGCAATCGCATCGTCACTGCGGGCTCCCGGGCGAATCGCGCGCGGCGAGATCAGCACCTCGCGCTCGCGCAGCCAGTTCCCGGAGCGGACGACAAAATAGCGCACCCCCCACCCTTCGGCGTCGAAATACACATCCTTGACATTGCCGATCATGCCGTCGATGGCCTCGATCGAATAACCCTGCAGCTTCGTGAGTCGATAGAACATCACGGTCTCCTTTGTGGTCCGCCATTGCAGCGAACGCTCCATGCGGCGGTCACGGTGTCGTCGTTCGCGATGCCGGCATCGGCGTCCTTTCGCGGGGCACCGGCTCGCACCATGGTGTCCGATTGGCAAGCTCCATGCCCGACTCGGGCGGCACGCCGCTTGCATGGATTCCGCCCCGAGCCGCGCGAGGAGACGAGACCATGACAGATTCCGCGATCACCCCGACGAGGGCGCGCGGCGCACCGCACGAGTTGCGAAAGGGAAGCAGGTCGGGCACTCGGTCGAGGCCGCTTTCGGCATCGCGCCGCTTGTCTGGCAGCGGGACGCTCGTCGGGCTGCTGTGCTCGGTGAGCCTCACCGCGTGCACCGAGACCGCGCGGCTCGATCCTTCCGCGAGCCTCGGCCCCGATCCGGTGCTGCCGCCGCCGGCGAAGTCGCTGATCCCGACGGTCGATATCGCCCCGGCGGTCGGCTGGCCGTCGGGCGCGCGCCCCACGGGCGCCCCCGGCACGCATGTCGAGGCCTTCGCCGGCGACCTCGACCATCCGCGCTGGCTGTACGTGCTGCCCAACGGCGACGTGCTGGTCGCCGAGACCAACGCGCCGCCGCGCCCGAAAGACAGGCAGGGCATCAAAGGCTGGATCATGGCGCAAGTGATGAAGCGCGCGGGCGCGGCAGTGCCGAGCGCGAACCGCATCACGCTGTTGCGCGACGCCGACGGCGATGGCGTCGCCGAACAGCGGTTCGCGTTTCTCGAAGGGCTCAACTCGCCGTTCGGCATGACGCTCATCGGCGGCGACCTGTACGTCGCGAACACCGATGCGCTGGTGCGCTTTCCGTACCGCGACGGCGACACGAAAATCGCCGCTGCCGGCGTCCCGGTCGTGGCGCTGCCGGCCGGACCGCGCAACCACCACTGGACGAAGAACGTCATCGCCAGCCCCGACGCCGCGCGGCTCTACGTGACGGTCGGCTCGAACAGCAACGTCGCCGAACACGGCCTCGAGGCCGAGGCCGGCCGCGCGGCGATCTGGGAAATCGACCCGGCGACCGGCGCGCACCGCCTTTTCGCGAGCGGCCTGCGCAACCCGAACGGCCTCGACTGGGAGCCGCACACCGGCCGGCTGTGGACGGTCGTCAACGAGCGCGACGAACTCGGCAGCGACCTCGTGCCGGACTTCCTGACGTCGGTTGCCGACGGCGGCTTCTACGGCTGGCCTTACAGCTACTTCGGCGCGCACGTCGACGAGCGCGTCAAGCCGCCGCGCCCCGACCTCGTCGCGCGCGCGATCAAGCCGGACTATGCGCTAGTGCCGCACAGCGCGGCGCTCGGGCTCATGTTCGGTGAAAAAAGCGCGCTGCCGCCGCCGTTTCGCGACGGCGCTTTCATCGGCCTGCACGGCTCGTGGAATCGCCGCCCGCCGAGCGGCTACAAAGTCGTGTTCGTGCCGTTCTCCGGCGGCGCTCCGTCCGGCGAGCCGATCGACGTGCTGACCGGCTTCGTCAACGCCGACGGCGAGGCGCAGGGGCGGCCGGTCGGCGTCGCGATCGACAAGCGCGGTGCGCTGCTCGTTGCCGACGACGTCGGCAATGTCGTCTGGCGAGTCGCGCCGAGCGGCAAGGCGACAGACGCGGGGACGGCCCGAACCCAGCAGTGAAGTTCTTTCAAGGTGCTGTACTTCTTGCCTGCGCGGCCGGGGCAATGCCGGCCGGCGGCGCACCCCGCCTGTGCGGAACCTCTACGTCTGCGCTTTCGGTGCCTTCCCGACTTCGGCGCGCGCAAGGTTCAGGCGCACTTCGCGGGTCGCCCAATCGACTTTCGCGACGGCGCTGGTCGGCAGCCGCAGGTGGTCGCTCGGCAGCCAGGTGCGCGTATCGATGACGATGTCCGTGATGCGCCAATCGCTGTCGTCGATGAGGAAGTCCTCGACGTGCCCGGCCGGTCCGTCGGTCGCGACGAGACGATAGCCGATCACCTCCTCGCTGCTGCGCAGATGCGACTCGCGCGCGCGCTGCTCGGCTTCCTTCAGCTCGCGCACGCGCTCGCCGGCGACCTCGCCTCGCGGCGTCAGCGTCACCGACGGTTCGCCGCTGACCGGATGCGGCGACGAGCCCCACAGGTAGGGTCCGTCCCAGTAGAACGGGTAGCCGTAGTAGCGCGCGTGCGCTTCCTCGAACTGCCGTGACACCGGCATGTCCTGGTCCGCCCCCGGGCTGTTGCGCACCTGCTCGCGGGTCAGCGCGACCGCGATATCCTTGTCGCTGCCCGCGTCACGCCGGATCGAGGACGGCGAGATCAGCACTTTGCGTCCGCCGACGCCCTCGTCTCCGGCCTCGACTTCCAGATAGCGCACGACCCAGCGCGCGTCGTCCAGATACACGTCGCGCACCGCGCCGATCCTGCCGTCCGTCGCGACGAGATGCCGACTGCACAATTCGCCCTTCGCCCTGAGAAGCATGGCTGCCTCCTTGGATTTGGTGGTCGTAAGCGCTGACGAGCAAACGGCGTTCCGCGCGGCGCGAGGCTCCGGCAGCTCACGACCGGACGCCGAACAGCATCCCGAGTGCCCCGAGCACCGCGAGCCCGAGCGCGACCATCGCCCAACGGTGGGTTGCCCACCACAGCGCCGGAGCGGACGAGGTCGCACGGTCGTCGAAGCGCCCGTGCGCGCCGCGGTCGCCGGGCAGCGGCGCGTGCAGGTTGTCGGGACGCCCGGCAGGATCGGCATGGTCGGTGAGCTGCCCGTCATAAGCGCGAAAAGCCAGGCGCCGGTCGAGAAAGCCCGGCACCAGCCGCGTGCCGAGGATCGCTTGGCCTGCCGGCA
The window above is part of the Azoarcus sp. PA01 genome. Proteins encoded here:
- a CDS encoding (2Fe-2S)-binding protein codes for the protein MMSVETEIRFSLNGRPVSLKVPTTMKALAMLRDRLGMTGTKYACGEGECGACTIEIDGKTVNSCLMYAVDCDGREVVTIEGLRTPEGLHPVQQAFVDHGAVQCGFCMPGMIMQARNLLANNPELTREQAQRGLEGNLCRCTGYTKVLDAVEAVAATNTCGGRANP
- a CDS encoding xanthine dehydrogenase family protein molybdopterin-binding subunit; amino-acid sequence: MEKTANATPTAKQTLIGTRVKKPDAPDKAIGKTRYINDMVLPQMLIGKVLFAGRPHAKIVRIDTSAAEQLPGVHAVLTGKDATGLKFGFVRDNVALKDKVRCEHDEIAAVAAESEDIARQAVALIEVEYEDLPGVFTPEDGAGEDAPLIHDNFPGNKSLAFEFQHGDVAAAEAASDFVVDNVFRPHHVTHCCMGTSCAIADFDHNGKLTIWTQTQYPYNYKMDLAPALGLHPGDIRVIQPPIGGAFGSKLDVYPYEPIAALLAKRTGRPVKVIYSREEEFKASPTRQPAIIHMRTGCTRDGTLTFRSADVLLDNGAYTSWGPTIPVIMMRTVSGHYRVPVVDFKAQAIYTNNPYAGSFRGYGNVQCTYATAQQMDMLADMVDMDPLEFHLKNSQKSGEITPQKSLLRECALVECLETAAQASDYSKKRKEYAAQQDAPGRYKKGIGLASSIHNAGGAKIHKSDGIGTILKMDDYARVTVITGASEIGQGIDAVITLIVSEELGVPLEHVTIVNNDSDIAPWDVGVHASRTTFIAGNGTRRAARKAKAQILAAAEKMLGEPADTLELRGGSVVRDQCGTPIIKLDRLLRQMHFQAEPELVMVTDYYEPKSEPEGAKHMSDHSAAYSHAVHIAEITVDTLTGEIKVDKVTIAQDVGRVINRMGLEAQVEGGVAIGLGYALSENMVLDHGLLKNPNFRDYKLITAPEMPPLDLHFIESDCAEGPYGAKGISELPTIVIAPAIANALYNATGVRIFNPPMSPETVARAIHERRMQTASGKATTPSEALAV
- a CDS encoding MoaD/ThiS family protein; amino-acid sequence: MKLKYYAWLRDSLGRESEEIVLPTEIRTVGMLLDWLPSQGEHYKLAFEYIDVVLVSVNSRYADRNHPVRDEDEVILAPPIAGG
- a CDS encoding CoA transferase; translated protein: MRRRTVLSMEQALSMPYATLRFAQLGWRVIRLESTPSRGGLPGDPNRYIGANVVDDDRRTYFIAPNVGKEAIAINLKEPDGQLLLRRLLVELDVDVFCCNTVPRRYEQLGIDYETLSRTKPDLIWAAISAMGPDYPDAPGYDPVLQAMAGYMELTGDADGPPTLAGVPIVDLKAGDEVFANVMLALLERAETGKGSRIDVSMLQAAASWLITTLPLLDFDCQPAEITRCGNAHRKFIPTNVYPTADGFIYMAIGSDVQWRRLTEIPKFASLGAASRATNEGRHKERDAIHRDMIAVTTRFATAEIAADFRDATIPHAPIHDIPAVRDMDAVRRRLTTTRTPDGRLVHMQPMAVDVAGALGELAFPAKYGQDTCAVLREAGYADEAIAQLRERGIVAGYEHDNY
- a CDS encoding ABC transporter substrate-binding protein is translated as MKIQRLQMALSGLILAASLSAHAQVKIGVVSSATGPTALVGIPQKNTVPLLPAKIGDLTVEYIALDDASDPTASVTAVKKLISEQNVDAIIGPSGSPNAMGVIQFIAEAGVPLLAPVGTAAVVTPMDDKKKWVFKTTQNDDIIAKALMEHMVKSGVKTVGFIGVGDPYGENWYKVFSALAAANGIQITANERFQRQDASVTGQSLKILGANPDAVLVAAAGGPAVLPQTTLRDQGYTGRIYQTHGAALPDFLKLGGKKVEGTILAASLMLVLPEIADSNPSKKVATEYITAYEKAHGSKPATFGANVYDAGLLLEQAIPLAAKSAKPGTKAFRAALRDSLEQTTELVGTQGVYNMTKDDHSGFDERGRVLIAVKDGGWTLAK
- a CDS encoding PRC-barrel domain-containing protein, with translation MFYRLTKLQGYSIEAIDGMIGNVKDVYFDAEGWGVRYFVVRSGNWLREREVLISPRAIRPGARSDDAIATNLTREQIEKSPPVATGHPVSRHCEMAHAAHYRDDFYWSDPPSRAGGAFGRLLGTAQLQPGNEVSQLEAIAEREIEAAERSHLRSGAEVIGYDIEATDGTIGTVEDFLIDDEDWRVSYLLVDKRNWVGSGHVLIPVEAVDRIDWGVGLVRLTMTRDEAARSAGYP
- a CDS encoding sorbosone dehydrogenase family protein, yielding MSGSGTLVGLLCSVSLTACTETARLDPSASLGPDPVLPPPAKSLIPTVDIAPAVGWPSGARPTGAPGTHVEAFAGDLDHPRWLYVLPNGDVLVAETNAPPRPKDRQGIKGWIMAQVMKRAGAAVPSANRITLLRDADGDGVAEQRFAFLEGLNSPFGMTLIGGDLYVANTDALVRFPYRDGDTKIAAAGVPVVALPAGPRNHHWTKNVIASPDAARLYVTVGSNSNVAEHGLEAEAGRAAIWEIDPATGAHRLFASGLRNPNGLDWEPHTGRLWTVVNERDELGSDLVPDFLTSVADGGFYGWPYSYFGAHVDERVKPPRPDLVARAIKPDYALVPHSAALGLMFGEKSALPPPFRDGAFIGLHGSWNRRPPSGYKVVFVPFSGGAPSGEPIDVLTGFVNADGEAQGRPVGVAIDKRGALLVADDVGNVVWRVAPSGKATDAGTARTQQ
- a CDS encoding PRC-barrel domain-containing protein, whose product is MLLRAKGELCSRHLVATDGRIGAVRDVYLDDARWVVRYLEVEAGDEGVGGRKVLISPSSIRRDAGSDKDIAVALTREQVRNSPGADQDMPVSRQFEEAHARYYGYPFYWDGPYLWGSSPHPVSGEPSVTLTPRGEVAGERVRELKEAEQRARESHLRSSEEVIGYRLVATDGPAGHVEDFLIDDSDWRITDIVIDTRTWLPSDHLRLPTSAVAKVDWATREVRLNLARAEVGKAPKAQT